From a single Anaerolineales bacterium genomic region:
- the meaB gene encoding methylmalonyl Co-A mutase-associated GTPase MeaB, which yields MKTDDLVDSMTYSQAILNGDRLALARLLTQVENNAPEGRTALIELFPHTGKAHLIGVTGAPGTGKSSLVNQLALFYRRVEDKRVAIVAVDPSSPFTGGAVLGDRVRMRDLSGDPNVFIRSMATRGSLGGLAQSTANMVQVFDAAGFDIIIIETVGAGQSEVDVARLAHTTLVVEAPGLGDDIQAIKAGILEIADILVINKADRPGVENTEKALKSMLELAHPTERVFRHHGSTMRTVAPAQPVSSTLMWIPPIQRTVSTESKGIVELAESIARHAAHLRSSGDWAVRERTRLEVELEALIRESLLNRFREDVPQTKYDEMLEKVVQRNISPWEAAKLLLNGRFE from the coding sequence ATGAAGACTGATGATCTAGTGGATTCGATGACCTATTCCCAGGCAATTCTTAACGGCGACCGGCTTGCCCTTGCCCGCCTGCTCACTCAGGTGGAAAATAACGCTCCCGAAGGACGCACCGCCTTAATTGAACTCTTTCCCCATACCGGTAAAGCGCATCTCATCGGTGTGACGGGCGCGCCGGGTACCGGCAAATCATCGTTGGTAAATCAACTGGCGCTGTTCTATCGCAGGGTCGAAGATAAACGCGTGGCGATTGTGGCAGTTGACCCGTCCAGCCCGTTCACGGGCGGCGCAGTGCTCGGTGACCGTGTGCGCATGCGCGATCTTTCCGGCGACCCCAATGTGTTCATCCGCTCGATGGCAACGCGTGGTTCGCTGGGCGGACTTGCCCAGTCCACGGCAAATATGGTGCAGGTGTTCGACGCCGCCGGTTTTGACATCATCATCATCGAAACGGTTGGCGCAGGGCAGAGCGAAGTGGATGTTGCCCGCCTCGCGCACACTACACTGGTGGTGGAGGCGCCCGGTCTCGGCGACGATATCCAAGCCATCAAAGCCGGGATCTTGGAAATTGCCGACATTCTCGTCATCAACAAAGCCGACCGCCCCGGCGTGGAAAACACGGAGAAGGCGCTCAAATCCATGCTGGAACTGGCGCACCCGACCGAACGCGTCTTCCGTCATCACGGCTCAACCATGCGGACAGTTGCTCCTGCGCAACCCGTCTCGTCCACGCTGATGTGGATTCCGCCCATCCAGCGCACAGTCTCCACGGAAAGCAAAGGGATCGTAGAACTGGCGGAATCCATTGCGCGGCATGCGGCGCATCTCCGCTCGAGCGGGGATTGGGCTGTCCGTGAGCGTACCAGGCTCGAGGTCGAGTTGGAGGCGTTGATCCGCGAATCGCTGTTGAACCGCTTCCGTGAGGATGTCCCGCAAACGAAATATGATGAGATGCTCGAAAAGGTCGTCCAAAGAAATATTTCACCGTGGGAGGCGGCGAAGCTGCTGCTGAATGGGAGATTCGAATGA
- the mutM gene encoding bifunctional DNA-formamidopyrimidine glycosylase/DNA-(apurinic or apyrimidinic site) lyase, protein MPELPEVETIARAIEPHILGRMITSAEVFWARTLAVPSVRKFKEQVRGQKITGVSRRAKYLILLLQDYNLLIHLRMSGDLMVRKGKMEAQKHDRLALSLRGKGGAESHLVFNDTRKFGRVWLTDQPETVLGKLGPEPFDAGFTPAWLYENLRRRRRQLKPLLLDQTFLAGVGNIYADESLHMAKLHPLGLSNAVTRKQAEALYEAIRSVLQEGIRRNGASIDWVYRGGEYQNHFRVYDREGEPCIVCGARIQKLNVGQRGTHVCPKCQKLR, encoded by the coding sequence ATGCCCGAACTTCCTGAAGTTGAAACGATTGCGCGTGCCATCGAGCCGCACATCCTTGGCAGGATGATCACCTCCGCCGAGGTGTTCTGGGCGCGTACGCTCGCGGTTCCGTCTGTGCGGAAGTTCAAGGAACAGGTGCGGGGGCAGAAGATCACAGGCGTTTCAAGACGTGCGAAATACCTGATCCTGCTCCTTCAAGATTACAATCTCCTTATACATTTGCGTATGAGCGGGGATTTAATGGTAAGAAAAGGTAAAATGGAGGCGCAAAAGCATGATCGCCTTGCGCTTTCCCTGCGAGGAAAAGGCGGCGCGGAAAGTCATCTCGTGTTCAACGACACGCGCAAGTTCGGGCGGGTATGGCTTACCGACCAGCCCGAAACTGTTCTCGGCAAGCTTGGTCCCGAACCGTTTGATGCAGGCTTTACACCGGCGTGGTTGTATGAAAACCTGCGCAGGCGCAGGCGTCAGTTGAAACCGCTGCTGCTCGACCAGACCTTCCTTGCGGGAGTCGGCAATATCTATGCGGATGAGTCTCTGCATATGGCGAAGCTTCATCCGCTCGGGTTGTCGAATGCGGTGACGAGGAAACAGGCTGAGGCGTTGTATGAAGCGATCCGGTCCGTTTTGCAGGAAGGCATCCGTCGCAACGGAGCCAGCATCGACTGGGTCTATCGCGGCGGCGAGTATCAAAATCATTTTCGCGTGTACGACCGCGAGGGCGAACCCTGCATCGTCTGCGGCGCGCGCATCCAGAAACTGAATGTGGGTCAACGAGGCACACACGTTTGCCCGAAGTGTCAAAAGTTGAGGTAG
- a CDS encoding DNA translocase FtsK 4TM domain-containing protein encodes MPLLKPSTPPKKSSKPAGRTLAPKKGGASQGKSASKHKAPPRQQTWWESLSAERKLDVVGIVLAFIGIVILLGLISANRSALIGGAIFFLSQLFGWGVYVLPLGLLVFGLWLVFRKIERMPPFSLERAVGGILLFIWLLAVLHPLSGATRETAETVAITGAGGGYFGSLLQSFLWGAFGAIGAVIALIAWLIIGVAVMLDKSVSDLFFWLTPLTSKLRDLLNKPLASPSPLTSDSVSENGFTPIDASAMPHVDTVSVPVQPVQTRSGVTVIEWKLPAVGDILDSGNAPTANEEFVQQRARLIEDTLASFGAPAQVVAISRGPTITQFGVEPLFVETRGGVRTRVRVSKIASLSDDLALALAAPRIRIQAPVPGHSYVGIEVPNEEMAMVALRDILESEVYRNYKKPLSFGLGRDVAGMPIVTSIENMPHMLIAGTTGSGKSVCVNSILTCMLLYNTPDDLRLVLVDPKRVELTGYNGIPHLLGPVVVEMDRVIGALQWMTREMDKRYHMFAQMGSRNITDYNNKMKLQGGKKLPYLVVVIDELADLMMIAPDETERTITRLAQLARATGIHMILATQRPSVDVVTGLIKANFPARIAFAVASNTDSRVILDQPGAERLLGRGDMLYQAPDAPAPVRLQGVFVSDHEIQKLVEYWRDQAGNASPYAVAGMPADAVPENVPLKQVPLWEEAQKVEGDPLFEEAVAIVRKEGRASVSMLQRRLRIGYTRASRIVDMMEDKKIVGPPEGATQMRPVLDYGNVTPPPSSDEEG; translated from the coding sequence ATGCCTCTTCTCAAACCATCCACCCCCCCAAAGAAAAGCAGCAAACCCGCAGGCAGAACCCTCGCGCCAAAAAAAGGCGGCGCTTCGCAGGGGAAATCCGCCTCAAAACATAAAGCGCCGCCGCGCCAGCAGACGTGGTGGGAAAGCCTCTCCGCCGAACGCAAACTGGACGTGGTCGGCATCGTGCTCGCATTCATCGGCATTGTCATCCTGCTTGGTCTTATCTCCGCCAATCGTTCCGCGCTCATCGGCGGCGCGATCTTTTTCCTTTCGCAATTATTCGGCTGGGGAGTGTACGTTCTGCCCCTCGGATTACTGGTCTTTGGTCTGTGGCTGGTCTTCCGCAAGATCGAACGCATGCCCCCATTTTCTCTCGAACGAGCCGTCGGCGGCATCCTGCTTTTCATCTGGCTGCTTGCCGTTCTGCATCCGCTCAGCGGCGCGACGCGCGAAACCGCCGAAACGGTCGCCATCACTGGCGCGGGCGGCGGCTACTTCGGAAGCCTGCTGCAAAGTTTTCTCTGGGGGGCGTTTGGCGCCATCGGCGCAGTCATCGCTTTGATCGCGTGGCTGATTATCGGTGTTGCCGTCATGTTGGATAAATCCGTCTCCGACCTGTTCTTCTGGCTCACACCGTTGACATCCAAACTGCGCGACCTGCTGAACAAACCGCTCGCGTCTCCTTCACCGCTGACATCTGATTCAGTTTCTGAAAACGGATTTACCCCGATCGATGCCTCCGCCATGCCGCACGTCGACACGGTCAGCGTGCCGGTGCAACCCGTCCAAACGCGGAGCGGCGTGACCGTCATCGAGTGGAAACTGCCCGCCGTCGGCGACATCCTTGATTCAGGCAATGCGCCGACCGCCAACGAGGAATTCGTCCAACAACGCGCGCGTCTCATTGAAGACACGCTTGCTTCCTTTGGCGCGCCAGCGCAGGTGGTGGCGATCAGCCGTGGACCGACGATCACGCAGTTTGGTGTGGAGCCGCTCTTCGTCGAGACCCGAGGCGGCGTGCGGACGAGAGTCCGCGTGAGCAAGATCGCATCCCTCTCCGATGACCTTGCGTTGGCGCTCGCCGCGCCGCGCATCCGCATTCAGGCTCCCGTCCCCGGTCATAGCTATGTCGGCATCGAGGTGCCGAACGAAGAGATGGCGATGGTGGCGTTGCGCGATATTTTGGAAAGCGAAGTGTACAGGAATTACAAGAAGCCGTTGAGCTTTGGTTTGGGGCGCGATGTGGCGGGCATGCCGATTGTGACCAGCATCGAGAACATGCCGCACATGCTGATCGCTGGGACGACCGGTTCGGGTAAATCGGTCTGTGTCAATTCGATCCTGACCTGTATGCTGCTGTACAATACGCCCGACGATCTGCGCCTTGTGCTGGTGGACCCCAAGCGTGTGGAATTGACCGGGTACAACGGCATCCCGCATTTGCTTGGTCCTGTTGTCGTCGAAATGGATCGGGTCATTGGTGCATTGCAGTGGATGACGCGCGAAATGGACAAGCGTTATCACATGTTTGCGCAGATGGGCTCGCGTAACATTACCGACTACAACAATAAAATGAAATTGCAGGGTGGGAAGAAACTCCCGTATTTGGTCGTCGTCATCGATGAGTTGGCGGACTTGATGATGATCGCCCCCGACGAAACCGAAAGAACCATCACGCGCCTCGCGCAGTTGGCGCGCGCCACTGGCATCCATATGATCCTTGCCACCCAGCGCCCGTCCGTGGACGTGGTGACAGGACTGATCAAAGCCAACTTCCCGGCGCGTATCGCGTTCGCAGTGGCATCCAACACCGACAGCCGCGTTATTCTTGACCAACCCGGCGCGGAACGTTTGCTCGGGCGCGGTGACATGCTGTATCAGGCTCCCGATGCGCCTGCGCCGGTCCGCTTGCAGGGCGTCTTTGTTTCGGATCATGAGATCCAGAAACTGGTGGAATACTGGCGCGATCAGGCAGGGAACGCCAGTCCGTATGCGGTGGCAGGCATGCCCGCGGATGCCGTCCCGGAGAATGTTCCGCTCAAGCAGGTTCCGCTTTGGGAAGAGGCACAAAAGGTCGAAGGGGATCCATTGTTCGAGGAAGCAGTGGCAATTGTCCGCAAGGAGGGACGCGCCTCGGTTTCCATGTTGCAGCGCAGGCTGCGCATCGGCTATACACGCGCATCCCGCATTGTGGACATGATGGAGGACAAGAAGATCGTCGGTCCGCCGGAGGGTGCGACGCAGATGCGCCCGGTGCTCGATTACGGTAATGTCACGCCGCCGCCATCCAGCGATGAAGAAGGTTAG
- a CDS encoding ribonuclease Z — protein MFEILFLGTSASAPSIQRGLSGQIVSHNEYRFLVDCGEGTQRQILQSGKGFKRLTRALLTHGHLDHILGLGGLLSTFLRWEAIEEFEVFGSRGTLERVRTLLYDVVLRGKQPPMPLRLVEIKPGVIFEAEDFTVTAFDVSHGRADSLGYVFEGKARRPFLAEKADALGVPFGPERRELVEGREIVLPGGKRITPDDVLGDWEKGSKLVIVGDAGRTDNLIEVCRDADAVVIESTYLNEEEEMAKQFSHLTAQMAAELAVKAGVKKLILTHISRRYRGKDVLAEAQSVFPNTVVARDFDTFQIKRDIQDGR, from the coding sequence TTGTTCGAAATTCTTTTTCTTGGCACCTCCGCTTCCGCGCCGTCCATTCAGCGCGGGCTTTCAGGTCAGATCGTTTCCCACAACGAATACCGTTTTCTGGTGGATTGCGGCGAAGGCACACAGCGCCAGATCCTGCAATCGGGCAAGGGCTTCAAACGCCTGACGCGCGCCCTGCTCACGCACGGTCACCTTGATCACATCCTTGGGCTGGGTGGTCTGCTTTCGACCTTCCTGCGCTGGGAGGCGATCGAGGAGTTCGAGGTCTTTGGCAGCCGCGGCACGCTCGAACGTGTGCGCACGCTTCTTTATGATGTCGTCCTGCGCGGAAAGCAACCGCCGATGCCCCTGCGTCTGGTGGAGATCAAGCCCGGGGTCATTTTCGAGGCGGAAGATTTCACCGTGACCGCGTTCGACGTCTCGCATGGGCGGGCGGACAGTCTTGGGTATGTTTTCGAGGGCAAGGCGCGGCGTCCGTTTTTGGCTGAAAAAGCAGACGCGCTCGGCGTGCCGTTCGGACCCGAACGCCGCGAACTGGTCGAAGGCAGGGAGATCGTCCTGCCCGGGGGGAAGCGCATCACACCTGACGATGTGCTTGGTGACTGGGAAAAGGGCAGTAAACTCGTCATTGTAGGGGATGCGGGAAGGACCGATAACCTGATCGAGGTCTGCCGCGACGCGGACGCCGTGGTGATCGAATCCACCTACCTGAATGAAGAAGAGGAAATGGCGAAACAGTTCTCACATCTCACCGCGCAAATGGCGGCGGAACTAGCTGTGAAGGCGGGGGTGAAGAAATTGATCCTGACTCATATTTCGCGCCGCTACCGTGGAAAGGATGTGCTTGCAGAGGCGCAGTCCGTTTTTCCGAATACGGTGGTCGCGCGCGATTTCGATACATTCCAAATCAAGAGAGATATTCAAGATGGCAGATAA
- a CDS encoding cobalamin B12-binding domain-containing protein has translation MTEKKIRVLVAKPGLDGHDRGAKVVARALRDAGMEVIYTGLRQTPEMIAEAALQEDVDVVGLSILSGAHMALTPRIMELLQANGQTHVKVFIGGIIPDEDMQRLKEMGVAGVFGPGASTEDIIRDVRTAMAG, from the coding sequence ATGACTGAAAAGAAAATTCGTGTATTGGTTGCCAAACCCGGGCTGGATGGTCACGACCGCGGCGCGAAGGTGGTGGCGCGCGCGCTGCGTGATGCCGGCATGGAAGTGATCTACACAGGTTTGCGTCAAACACCCGAAATGATCGCCGAAGCCGCGCTTCAGGAGGATGTGGATGTTGTTGGTTTGTCCATTCTCTCCGGCGCGCACATGGCGCTGACCCCGCGCATCATGGAGTTGCTGCAGGCGAACGGGCAGACTCACGTCAAGGTCTTTATCGGAGGCATCATTCCCGATGAAGATATGCAGCGCTTGAAAGAAATGGGGGTGGCTGGGGTCTTTGGTCCCGGAGCATCCACCGAAGATATCATCCGCGATGTTCGAACGGCAATGGCAGGGTAA
- a CDS encoding sulfotransferase domain-containing protein, with the protein MDLKSSLRFTVYHSEKILQRLRFFSQPADLPILLGISFPKSGTHLLDQILLGFSNVAPYAKRVHSFYAEYEGESGKKRDPQQALGWLNSLRPRDVASAHLFARPEAVARVCSEKFVPYFIFRDPRDVVVSHVFYVTDMETRHAHHAYYKSLPDFEARLKVSILGRPDADIEFPNIAERFTPYMDWLNHPEVLTIHFEDLIHARAETLTKIMDHFLERVPLPTPRQLILDSLEASINPTKSPTFRSGKTGEWKKYFTDGHKRIFKEAAGDLLIKLGYEKDNNW; encoded by the coding sequence ATGGATTTAAAATCGTCGCTCCGTTTCACAGTGTATCACAGTGAGAAAATCCTGCAACGCCTGCGCTTCTTCTCCCAACCTGCCGACCTGCCCATCCTGCTCGGTATTTCATTTCCAAAAAGCGGCACGCATCTGCTCGATCAGATCCTGCTCGGTTTTTCGAACGTCGCGCCGTACGCCAAGCGCGTGCATTCGTTCTATGCCGAGTACGAAGGCGAAAGCGGAAAAAAACGCGACCCGCAACAGGCGCTCGGCTGGCTCAACTCGCTCCGTCCGCGTGATGTCGCTTCCGCACATCTCTTTGCCAGACCCGAAGCTGTTGCCCGTGTGTGTTCCGAAAAGTTCGTGCCCTACTTTATCTTCCGCGACCCGCGCGATGTGGTCGTCTCGCACGTCTTCTACGTCACCGACATGGAAACGCGCCACGCCCATCACGCCTATTACAAATCCCTGCCTGATTTTGAAGCACGGCTGAAGGTCAGCATTCTGGGGCGACCCGATGCGGATATCGAATTCCCGAACATCGCCGAACGCTTTACTCCCTACATGGATTGGCTGAATCATCCCGAAGTGTTGACGATCCACTTTGAAGATTTGATCCATGCCCGCGCAGAGACGTTGACCAAAATCATGGATCATTTCCTCGAACGTGTTCCGCTTCCCACTCCCCGACAGTTGATCCTTGATTCTCTCGAAGCCTCCATCAACCCGACAAAATCCCCGACCTTCCGCTCAGGGAAAACAGGCGAATGGAAGAAATATTTCACCGACGGGCATAAGAGGATTTTCAAAGAAGCGGCTGGGGATTTGTTGATCAAACTAGGCTACGAAAAGGATAATAATTGGTAG
- a CDS encoding glycosyltransferase family 2 protein, producing MNCSIVIRAYNEEKHIGRLLEGIRQQTIKDVEVILVDSGSTDATVSVAESFGAKVVHIPSVEFTFGRSLNFGVREAGSEFIVVASAHVYPVYPDWLETLLRPLQDEKVALTYGKQRGYEGSKFSEHQIFHQWYPDVSNFDQATAFCNNANSAIRKKLWEQHAYDETLTGLEDLEWGKWAKGQGFKIAYAAEAEIVHVHNETPRGVYNRYRREAMALRRIYPEAHFNFYDFLRLTFTNIVSDLWHAAREGVFLKSFASIFWFRFMQFHGTRIGHRETSLVTPQLRETFYYARERKMKDKRKRAVEPIKYD from the coding sequence ATGAACTGCTCCATCGTCATCCGCGCATATAACGAAGAGAAGCATATTGGGCGTTTGCTGGAAGGAATTCGTCAGCAGACCATCAAAGATGTGGAAGTGATTCTCGTTGATTCAGGATCGACTGATGCAACCGTTTCCGTTGCGGAATCTTTTGGCGCGAAGGTCGTTCATATACCGTCAGTGGAGTTTACGTTTGGGCGGTCGCTCAACTTTGGGGTCCGCGAAGCAGGAAGCGAATTCATCGTCGTTGCCAGCGCGCACGTCTATCCTGTCTATCCTGATTGGCTGGAGACGTTACTGCGTCCATTGCAGGATGAAAAAGTTGCTCTCACTTATGGAAAACAACGCGGATACGAAGGCTCGAAGTTTTCCGAGCATCAGATTTTCCATCAGTGGTATCCCGATGTGAGCAATTTCGATCAAGCCACCGCGTTCTGCAACAATGCCAATTCTGCCATTCGTAAAAAACTATGGGAACAGCACGCGTATGATGAAACGCTGACGGGGCTCGAAGATTTGGAGTGGGGCAAATGGGCGAAGGGACAAGGCTTCAAGATCGCCTACGCCGCCGAAGCGGAGATCGTCCACGTCCACAACGAGACGCCGCGCGGAGTGTACAACCGCTACCGACGCGAAGCGATGGCATTACGGCGCATCTACCCCGAAGCGCATTTTAATTTCTACGATTTTCTCCGTTTGACTTTTACGAATATTGTGAGTGATCTCTGGCATGCCGCCCGTGAAGGTGTGTTTCTGAAAAGTTTCGCTTCGATCTTCTGGTTCCGTTTCATGCAGTTTCATGGTACGCGAATTGGTCACCGTGAGACGAGCCTGGTCACGCCGCAACTGCGGGAGACGTTCTATTATGCGCGGGAACGCAAAATGAAAGATAAAAGAAAAAGGGCTGTAGAACCAATTAAGTACGATTGA
- a CDS encoding GNAT family protein, whose translation MSMIYGKRIRLRAVEREDIKAFHQYVNDPEVTRGLSLYVPMSMSDEESWFNSRRDPNEKPLSIEIRKGKSWKLIGNCGIFGIEMPNHSAELGIVIGEKSEWDKGYGAEAMTLLLRHGFETLNLHRLFLRVYADNVRAVRSYEKAGFVLEGRLREAVYKFGRYDDVLIMSVLRSEWAAGKKEK comes from the coding sequence ATGAGCATGATCTATGGAAAACGGATACGTTTGCGTGCCGTCGAACGCGAAGATATCAAGGCGTTCCACCAATATGTGAACGACCCCGAAGTAACGCGCGGACTTTCGCTGTATGTGCCGATGTCCATGTCTGACGAGGAAAGTTGGTTCAATTCGCGGCGCGACCCAAACGAAAAGCCGCTCTCCATCGAGATCCGCAAGGGAAAAAGTTGGAAGCTGATCGGCAATTGCGGCATATTCGGGATCGAAATGCCAAACCACAGCGCGGAGTTGGGGATCGTGATCGGCGAAAAATCGGAATGGGATAAAGGTTACGGCGCGGAGGCAATGACCCTGCTGCTACGCCACGGCTTCGAGACCTTGAACCTGCATCGCCTCTTTTTGCGGGTCTACGCCGACAATGTGCGCGCGGTCCGCTCGTATGAAAAGGCTGGTTTTGTATTGGAGGGGAGGCTGCGCGAAGCAGTGTATAAATTTGGAAGGTATGACGACGTCCTCATCATGAGTGTGCTGCGCTCGGAGTGGGCGGCTGGAAAGAAGGAGAAATAA
- a CDS encoding ribose-phosphate diphosphokinase translates to MHHVHHDLKVYGGIKLFAGGGSPDLAQKIANYLNLPLSGVDVLEFPNENLFVKLKGSVRGQDVYVIQTTSSPVHRNLMELLIMIQTLRLDSAARITAVVPYLCYGRSDKKDQPRVPITARLVADMIEVAGADRYMTLDPHAGQIQGFFSIPGDVLTSSHLLIEHINTNLRKDMQGPVVVSVDLGFAKKGRNYAADMDMPIAFIEKRRLGNESKAEALTLIGDVKNRDVIIVDDEVDTGGSIAQAVEVVKQHGARDVYLAFVHAILSRDGAERLASLPIKQIITTDSAPISPEKMKHLEGKITVLSVASLLGEVIRRAHEGRSVGEMFNE, encoded by the coding sequence ATGCATCATGTGCACCATGATCTCAAAGTGTACGGTGGGATCAAATTGTTTGCGGGCGGCGGTTCGCCCGATCTGGCGCAAAAGATCGCCAATTATCTCAACCTGCCGTTGAGCGGTGTGGACGTACTTGAGTTTCCGAACGAGAATTTGTTCGTTAAGTTGAAAGGCAGTGTGCGCGGACAGGACGTGTACGTCATCCAGACCACATCATCCCCGGTTCATCGAAACTTGATGGAACTGCTCATTATGATCCAAACCCTGCGGCTGGATTCTGCGGCGCGCATCACGGCGGTCGTGCCGTATCTGTGCTATGGGCGGTCGGATAAAAAGGATCAGCCGCGCGTGCCGATCACGGCGCGTCTCGTAGCGGATATGATCGAAGTGGCTGGCGCAGACCGCTACATGACTCTCGATCCGCATGCGGGACAGATCCAAGGCTTCTTTTCGATCCCAGGCGATGTACTGACTTCCTCGCATCTCCTGATCGAACACATCAACACAAATCTTCGCAAGGATATGCAGGGGCCTGTGGTCGTCTCCGTGGACCTTGGCTTCGCGAAGAAGGGGCGTAATTACGCCGCAGATATGGATATGCCGATCGCGTTCATTGAAAAGCGCAGGCTTGGTAATGAATCGAAAGCCGAAGCGTTGACCCTGATCGGCGATGTAAAGAACCGTGATGTCATCATCGTGGATGACGAGGTCGATACGGGCGGTTCCATTGCGCAGGCTGTGGAGGTGGTGAAACAGCACGGCGCGCGGGATGTCTATCTGGCGTTTGTCCATGCCATTCTCTCGCGAGATGGCGCGGAACGGCTTGCCTCCCTGCCGATCAAGCAGATCATCACCACGGATTCCGCGCCGATCTCTCCCGAGAAGATGAAACACCTCGAAGGGAAGATCACCGTACTTTCGGTCGCTTCCCTGCTGGGAGAGGTGATCCGCCGTGCGCATGAAGGACGCTCGGTCGGAGAGATGTTCAACGAGTAA
- a CDS encoding lysophospholipid acyltransferase family protein — translation MKTTIFTTPILSPIFRLISASIMRLRGWRVEGTLPDIPKFIIIGAPHTSNWDFVLFLGIIFHLKADVRYMGKAELFRPPHGWFFYWCGGIPVDRKKSTGLVDQMVEAFNRSEKLILVIAPEGTRHHVTEWKRGFYHIAKKAGLPIVMAKVDGKQKTAHVGETFHLTDDIEADMQSIQNAFAGLEGINPKRKQKKKYITLEE, via the coding sequence ATGAAAACCACCATCTTCACCACTCCCATTCTCAGCCCGATCTTCCGCCTCATCAGTGCATCGATCATGCGCCTGCGCGGATGGCGCGTGGAAGGGACATTGCCCGACATCCCGAAATTCATCATCATCGGCGCGCCTCATACCTCGAACTGGGATTTTGTCCTGTTCCTCGGCATCATTTTCCACCTCAAAGCGGATGTGCGCTACATGGGCAAGGCGGAATTATTCCGCCCACCGCATGGCTGGTTCTTTTACTGGTGCGGCGGCATCCCTGTTGACCGAAAAAAATCCACCGGGCTGGTGGACCAAATGGTGGAGGCGTTCAACCGTTCGGAGAAACTCATTCTTGTCATCGCCCCCGAGGGGACGCGGCATCATGTCACCGAGTGGAAGCGCGGTTTCTATCACATCGCAAAAAAAGCGGGGCTTCCCATTGTGATGGCAAAGGTGGATGGGAAACAGAAGACCGCCCATGTGGGAGAGACCTTCCATCTTACGGATGACATCGAAGCGGATATGCAGTCCATTCAGAATGCGTTTGCAGGGTTGGAGGGAATCAACCCGAAGAGGAAGCAGAAGAAGAAATACATTACGCTGGAGGAGTAG
- the pfkA gene encoding 6-phosphofructokinase, protein MADKSTIGIMTSGGDAPGMNAAIRAVVRTALGNNMNVIGVMHGFEGLVSGEFKPLGARDVGGILQRGGTVLQTSRSKRFMEPSGQREAIRKMNEAGMDALIIIGGEGSLNGAYALQQQGIKVIGIPGSIDNDIWGTNIAIGTDTAMNTIMDAVDKLRDTASSHQRAFLVETMGRNSGYLAVMAGIVCGAEIVLIPEAPATVDEVAKAIEEAYKRGKTHAIIINAEGSAVRTTELAAKIDGMDVGFKTRMTILGHIQRGGSPTAYDRLLASRMGVKAVEALVAGKDGVMTGLKGKGIEYIPLVDVISNKRKVNMEYVHMAEVLAR, encoded by the coding sequence ATGGCAGATAAATCTACGATCGGTATCATGACATCCGGAGGCGATGCGCCCGGTATGAATGCGGCGATCCGCGCGGTGGTGCGGACGGCGCTTGGCAACAATATGAACGTGATCGGTGTGATGCACGGGTTCGAAGGGCTGGTGAGCGGCGAGTTCAAACCCCTCGGCGCGCGCGATGTGGGTGGCATCCTCCAGCGCGGCGGGACCGTCCTGCAGACCAGCCGCAGCAAGCGCTTCATGGAGCCGTCCGGTCAGCGTGAGGCGATCCGTAAGATGAACGAAGCCGGCATGGACGCGCTGATCATCATCGGCGGGGAAGGTTCGCTGAACGGCGCGTATGCGCTCCAGCAGCAGGGCATCAAAGTGATCGGCATCCCCGGCAGTATTGATAACGACATTTGGGGCACGAACATCGCCATCGGCACGGACACCGCCATGAACACCATCATGGATGCGGTGGATAAATTACGCGACACGGCTTCGTCACACCAGCGGGCATTCCTAGTCGAAACAATGGGACGCAACAGCGGTTATCTTGCCGTGATGGCGGGCATCGTCTGCGGCGCGGAGATCGTCCTGATCCCCGAAGCGCCCGCCACCGTGGACGAGGTGGCAAAAGCCATCGAGGAGGCGTACAAACGCGGCAAAACCCATGCGATCATCATCAACGCGGAAGGCTCGGCGGTCCGCACGACCGAATTGGCGGCAAAAATTGACGGAATGGATGTCGGTTTCAAGACACGCATGACCATCCTCGGTCACATTCAGCGCGGAGGTTCGCCGACGGCATATGATCGTCTGCTGGCTTCACGCATGGGCGTCAAAGCCGTGGAGGCGCTGGTCGCAGGCAAGGACGGCGTGATGACCGGTCTCAAAGGCAAAGGCATCGAATATATCCCGCTGGTGGATGTGATCTCGAACAAACGGAAAGTGAATATGGAATATGTCCACATGGCGGAGGTTTTAGCCAGGTAG